In one window of Myotis daubentonii chromosome 13, mMyoDau2.1, whole genome shotgun sequence DNA:
- the CH25H gene encoding cholesterol 25-hydroxylase yields MSSPNSSQLHAAAGCSSGQMFLQPVWDRLRTREALTQSPFFPVIFAITTYVSFCLPFVMLDLLCPWVPALRRCKIQPDSAPSARQLLSCLRQTLYQHLVFVFPLTLLHWARRPALLPPEAPALPQLLGHVVLCLLLFDAEFFAWHVLHHRVPWLYRTFHKVHHQNAPSFALATQYVSAWELFSLGFFDMVNVWLLQCHPLTVLVFHTLNIWLSVEDHSGYDFPWSTHRLVPFGWYGGVVHHDLHHSHFNYNFAPYFTHWDRLWGTLRPPRAR; encoded by the coding sequence ATGAGCAGCCCCAACTCCTCCCAGCTCCACGCCGCCGCGGGGTGCAGCTCCGGCCAGATGTTCCTGCAGCCCGTCTGGGACCGGCTGCGGACCCGGGAGGCCCTCACGCAGTCGCCCTTCTTCCCGGTCATCTTCGCCATCACCACCTACGTGAGCTTCTGCCTGCCCTTCGTGATGCTGGACCTCCTGTGCCCCTGGGTGCCCGCGCTGCGGCGCTGCAAGATCCAGCCCGACAGCGCGCCCTCGGCGCGGCAGCTGCTGTCCTGCCTGCGGCAGACGCTCTACCAGCACCTGGTGTTCGTGTTCCCGCTgacgctgctgcactgggcccgccgcccggccctcctgccccccgAGGCCCCCGCGCTGCCCCAGCTGCTGGGCCACGTcgtgctgtgcctgctgctcttCGACGCCGAGTTCTTCGCGTGGCACGTGCTGCACCACCGGGTGCCCTGGCTGTACCGGACCTTCCACAAGGTGCACCACCAGAACGCGCCCTCGTTCGCGCTGGCCACGCAGTACGTGAGCGCCTGGGAGCTGTTCTCCCTGGGCTTCTTCGACATGGTGAACGTCTGGCTGCTCCAGTGCCACCCGCTCACCGTCCTGGTCTTCCACACGCTCAACATCTGGCTGTCGGTGGAGGACCACTCCGGCTACGACTTCCCCTGGTCCACGCACAGGCTGGTGCCCTTCGGCTGGTACGGCGGCGTGGTGCACCACGACCTGCATCACTCTCACTTCAACTACAACTTCGCCCCGTACTTCACACACTGGGACAGGCTCTGGGGGACTCTGCGGCCCCCTCGCGCCAGGTAG